In Elaeis guineensis isolate ETL-2024a chromosome 1, EG11, whole genome shotgun sequence, a genomic segment contains:
- the LOC140855797 gene encoding large ribosomal subunit protein uL15y-like, translating to MTAVTTTCFKKNRKYPGGRGNARGMHHHHILSDNYHPRYISEVSMRYFYRPRNKFYCSAVSTNHLWSLDPDDIKKPAAAYDGNPTPLTGAAPFNDFKILRLDALTGQFHY from the coding sequence ATGACGGCGGTAACgacgacctgcttcaagaagaatcggaagtACCCCGGTGGCCGCGGTAATgccagaggcatgcaccaccaccatatTCTCTCCGATAATTACCATCCCAGGTACATCAgcgaggtcagcatgcgctacttctacCGCcctcgcaacaagttctactgttccgCCGTCAGCACCAAtcacctctggtccctcgaccccgacgacatcaagaagcCCGCCGCAGCTTATGACGGCAACcccacccccttgaccggtgccgCCCCGTTCAACGACTTCAAAATTCTCAGGCTGGATGCACTCACCGGCCAGTttcattattaa